The Streptomyces sp. NBC_01463 DNA window AGCGCGAGGGACCGTACCCGGGAGTCCTCGGCGGCGAATGCGCTCGCGTACATCGCCCCCGCGCACACGCCCAGTACGCCGAGTCCCGTGCCGGCGACGGCAGGATGGCCGCCCAGGAAGTCGGCCGCCCCTCGCAGGTCGCGGATCTTCAGCGCCGCGGACTCGTAGTCGCGCGGCACGCCCTCGGACTCGCCGTATCCGGTGAAGTCGAAGGACAGCGCCGCGAAGCCACGCCGGGCCAGCTCCTCGGCGTAGCGGTCGGCCATCTGCTCCTTGACCGACGTCCAGGTCCCGGCGACCAGGACAGCTGCCACGGGATCGGTCGCGTCAGAACCTGAATCGGACAGAAACAGACGCCCGGCGAGCTTGCCGTTGCCGCCGGCGAAAGCCACCTGTTCACACACGGGCACGTCAGAACTCCTTCGAAGAGGACCGGAACGGTGATCCCCCCACGCTCGCAGCCGGCAGCGGCCGCCGACAACGCCCCATACCTAAGCCCAGGTTGAGCGGCGCTAAACCTGGCGATCGAACCGGCGACGGCGACGGCCGCCCCTGCACGGGACCGGCCGCGCCGTCGACGATCCGAGAGCGCGGGCACACCCGGACGATGCGTCCAGGCCGAGTCGGAGGCACCGGCTCCTGACCTGTCCGCAGTCGCGCCGGGTCAGCGCGACATCGCCTCCTCCTGGATTCCGCCCCCCATTACCGTTTTGGTTGCCCCGCAATGGGGCGCCCGGCCTCCGGAGTCGGCATGACTTTCTCCCCCTGTCGAACGCATGGCCTGGGGGGTGGTGTCACCGGCTCCGGAGGCATCGACAGACCGCTGATTAGGGGCATGACCACCGGCCTTTTCGCAGGTCGGGAGGCTCTTCGTAATGTGGATGTGGCGATCGGTGCCGTGGGACGGCCGGGTGGGGACGACCGGAGGACGAACGTGATCGACACCAGCGAGATCGGTGCCTTCCTCGGCCTGGACGTCGGCAAGGGCGAACACCACGCCACCGCCGTCACACCGGCCGGGAAGAAGGCTTTCGACAAACGACTGCCCAACAGCGAACCCAGGCTCCGAGAGGTCTTCGGGAAACTGCAGGCCAAGCACGGAACCGTGCTCGTCGTGGTCGATCAGCCGGCCTCCATCGGCGCTCTGCCGCTGGCGGTGGCAAGGGACATGGGCTGCCCGGTCGCCTATCTGCCCGGGCTGACGATGCGACGGATCGCCGATCTCTATCCCGGCGAGGCCAAGACCGACGCCCGCGACGCATTCGTCATCGCGGACGCGGCCCGCGTCATGCCGCACACCCTTCGCTCGGTCGATCTCGAGGACGAGACCATCGCCGAGCTGGAGATGATCGTGGGGTTCGACGACGACCTGGCCGGCGAGGCCACCCGGATCAGCAACCGGCTTCGCGGCCTGCTGACACAAATCCACCCGCATCTGGAACGAGTCCTCGGTCCACGGATCCAGCACCCGGCCGTTCTGATGCTGCTGGAACGGTTCGGGTCCCCGGCCCAGATCCGCAAGGCCGGGCGCCGACGGCTGATCACGTTGATACGTCCCAAAGCGCCGAGGATGGCCGAGCGGCTGGTCGAAGACATCTTCACCGCGCTGGACGAACAGGCCGTCGTTGTCCCGGGCACGGAGGCGGCCGCGCTGATCGTCCCGAGCCTGGCCGGCTCACTCACCGCCGTCCTTGGCCAGCGCAAACTCTTGGCCGCGCGGATCGAGGAAGTGTTGAAGAACCACCCTCTTTCCAAGGTCCTGACGTCCATGCCGGGGATCGGCGTCAGGACCGGAGCCAGGATCCTCATCGACGTCGGCGACGGCAGTTCGTTCCCCTCCGCCGCCCACCTCGCCGCCTACGCCGGCCTCGCTCCAGCAACCCGAAGTTCGGGCTCCTCGATCCGCGGCGAGCAACCATCCCGCCGAGGAAACAAGCAGCTCAAACGGGCCTTCTTCCTCTCCGCGTTCGCCGCCCTGGCCGACCCGGCCTCCCGCACCTACTACGACAAGAAGATCAGCCAGGGCAAGCACCACACCCAAGCCCTCCTCTGCCTCGCGAGACGACGAGCCGACGTGCTCTTCGCGATGCTCAGGGACGGGACCTTCTACGACCCTCAACCCGCCCCATCAGCTTGACCAAACCCATAGGGGCACCCCCCCCCGAGCCCAGGTCAAGTGGACCTGCACGCCACATCCGGCTCGGGTGTGGCGCTCACACTGTCCGGGTCAGCGGCGGATGCCCGCGTATGCCGACGGAGAGATGCCGCCTTCCGCGCCGGCCGTACCGCCCACGGTCCACATACGGCCCGCCGCGTCGGTCGCGGCGCTGTAGAGGTATCCGGCTCCGGACGGTTCTTCGGTACGGGTGAGGACGCCGTGCGGGCCAGGGGTCAGGACGTAGTTGCCGGCCGGGTTGACGGCGGGATCTGCCGTCTCACCCACCACCACTGGGCTGCCGGAGCGGTCGAAGGCGATGTCGTAGAGCTGGCCCGTCTCGGCGGGGGTGCGGACGGTGCGCCACGCATGACCGTCGTAACGCACGATCACCGGACGCCGCCACAGGTTCTCGTCCCGAATGTGGCCGACGGCCCAGACGTCGTTCCCCGTCCGCATCTCGAGGCCGTCGAACAACGCCTCGCCGAGTGCGGGCGGCAGGCTCTGCTTGGTCCATGACGTGCCGTCGAAGCGCGAGACCCCGTCACCGATGGCGTAGACGATGCCGCCCGGGCCCGCCTCCAGCTGGGAGACCCAGGTGAGCCCGGTGTCCGCGGGCAGCCGCTTCCAGGCGCCGCCCCCGGCCGCGTCGCCGCGAAACAGGGCCGGTACGTACTCCCCCGCCGTATCGACGTAGCCGCCGTTCACCCACACCGATCCGCCCGCGTCCACATCGACGGCGGACAGGGACGTCCAGCTCGCACCCTCCGGGAACGGCAAGGCGGTCTCGCTCCACGCAGAGCCGTTCCAGCGCTCAAGGAAGGCACGCGCCTCCTTCGATCCCGTTCCGCTCGCTGCGTCGTTACGGGTGCCGACGGCCCACACCTCATCGGGCGCACCGACGGCAACATCCTCCAGGCGGCCCTCGTCGGCCGGCTGCGGGGGCGTCTGCCAGCCAGTGCGGCTCCAGCGCATCGCCAGCGGTGCGCTGGACCCGGTGGTGGCGTCTCTGCTCATTCCGACCGCCCAGGTCGCACCTCCGGCGGTCTCGACGTCGAACAGGACACTCCCGTCGCTCGCCGGCGGACTGACGTCCCGCCAGTGGGAGGTGCGTGCAGCGGCAGCGGGTGAGACGGCGGTGCCGACGACCGCCGTCAGCCCGACGGCAAGGGCGATTGCCGCCCGCAGCGGGGAAAGGAGCATGAGGGGACATCCTCGGATCGAAGCGAATGGGGTGCTGTGCTTTCTGTCATTGACCTCAGTGCGCTCAACCGCCGAAAAGGTTGCGCCCCCTCCCCGAAAAGGTTGGGTGCAGCCACGTCGACGCAGGCAGGGCCCAGCGATTCCCGGCCTGCCACATGTGCCGGTCGAGCGGTGTCGGACACCTTGCTATCACATACGACCGTACGTATTCTTTTCTCATGTCTCTGACGCAGCTCACCGAGGAGTCCGATCCGTACTGCCTCCAGCCCCTGGACGCGGCGGCGCTTCTGTTCGACGCCCCCTGGAGCCGATTCGCGGTGATCGGCGACAGCCTGTCGGCAGGCACGGGGGGCCCGAGCCCCGGATACACGAACGCGGGCTGGCCCGACAGATTGGCGTCGGTCCTTCGCCGGGTGCGGCCGGATCTGACGTATCTGAATACGGCCGAGGTCGGCGCCACCACGGAACAGACCCTCGACAAGCAGATCGATCGCCTGTACGAGTTCGGCCCGGACCTGGTGCACCTGCCGTGCGGGGCGAACGACCTCGTGCGCCGGCAGCCGGACTTCGACCGGATCGAGCAACTGCTGCGGCGCATGTACGCCCTGGCGTCCCGGACCGGGGCTCAGCTGACCACTTTCACCCTGGGCAGGGCCTACGTCGTTCCGGCCTTCCCGGACTGGACGGAGCGAGTGGTCAGGGTCAACGACATCACCCGCGCACTGGCCGCCGAGTACCGGGCCGTTGTCGTCGACATGTGGGACCACCCGGTCAACGCACGGGAAGACCTGCTCAGCGAGGATCGCATCCACTTCTCGGCCTCAGGGCAGGCCGTATTGGCGACCGAGATGGTCAAGGAGCTGGCTCACGTGCTGAGCCGTACGCAACGGGACTGACCGACGAGCTGTCCGTCAAGTTCGTCCCGCTCGACGCGACATCACTTCAGCGCTTCCGGGGCCGGCCTGCATGGGCCCGATGACCCGGGTCGAACAGGCTACGATCGACCGTACGGGCAGTGCTGAGGAGCCGACGAGCTCCCGAGCCGGCGAAGCCGCATCGCGTCTGTCCCACCTGGCCTCGGAGGGGATTCAGTCGGAAGTCACGGACAAGCGTCTCCTGCGCGGAGCCCGGACACGCGGGACGGTGCTTCGCCGGGCGGTCGACATCGCTTCGCTGGAGGGTCTCGGCGGAGTCAGCTTCGGCCGGCTCGCCGCCGATACAGGTCACAGCAAGGCGGGGATCCAGACCCTCTTCAAGACCAAGGAGAGCCTGCAGCTCGCGACCGTGGAGTTCGCGCGCGAGATGTTCATCGACGCCGTGATCCGCCCTGCGAGGACAGCCCCCGCAGGCATCCCCCGCCTGCGCGCACTGCTGGACCACTGGGTCGTCTACGCAGAGACCCCCCTGTTCGAAGGCGGGTGCTTCCGAGTGGCGAATCTCGCCGAGTTCGACAGCCGGGAGGGTCCGGTCCACGACGCGCTGTTCCATGATCAGCGGGAGTGGCGCGAAGTCATCGCGACCGAACTGCGCAAGGCCGTGGAGTCCGGCGAGGTCGCCGAACTCGACGTCGAGCTCACCGTCTTCCAGATCGACGCCCTGCTCTGCGCCGCCAACACGGCCCTGCAGTCGGGCGACGCGGAAGCAGTGGGCAAGGCGCGCCACATCATCGACGGGCTCCTGGAGGCTCCGCGCTGACACCACCGGGTACACGGAGGGAGTGCCTGAGCGGCCGCGGGGGTCAGCCTCGTCGCGGCTCCCATCCAAAGGCGGTACCGGCCGACTCGCGAAAGTGTTGCCCCTGCCGTACAACGATGTCTGATTCCCGCGAGCAGGACGCGTCGTCGCTGATCATGCTGGCGGCATGACGATGTCATCCACAACAGACTCAGTGACAGTGCTCACCGGCATGTACGCAGCTGAGGCGCAGTACCTGGCGGCCGGAGGCCCTGGCGAGGCTTCGTTCGACTTGCTCGCCCCCTTCTTCGCGCCGGACGTCGAGCTGCATCAAGCGGATGCTCTGCCGTACGGAGGTACTTGGCGTGGGCACCACGGAATGACGCGGTTCTTCCTTGCGATGGGACGGGCCTGGGAAACGTTCCACATGGTGGAGCAGGAGTTTCTCGCCACCGGCGAGACTGCGGTCGTGCTCACTCAGGTCCGTGCTCGCGCCCGTGCGACCGGCCGTGAACTCAGCTTCCCGATCCTGCAAACGATCACGGTCAAGGGAGGGCGGATCACCGAGGTCCGTCCGTTCTACTGGGACACGCAAGCCATCGCCGACGCCTGCGCCGCGTCCGCGCCGACAGACTGAGAGCGCCTGCAAACCCAGTGGTCACGACCGCTCGTTACGACGCGGCTTCGAACCCACGTCGGTGTGCGTGAACATGCCGAGCCGGCGCGACAGCGCGCACCGGCCCGCGCCTCCTGTTGGTTCTTGCGCGGAAGGAACGGGCGCTCACCGCACGGCCTGCGTCAGCGACTCAGGAGCGGGCAGTCCGGTCGCGGTCGGGAGTGACGAGGTAGGCCATCGCCATGTCGCCGAGTTCGTCCGCGTACCGACGCAGAGCGACCTCGCCGGTGATGGGGTCGGGGCGCACCGAGTTGTGGAAGCAGGCGCCGAGGAGGGCGCGAGCAGCGGCGTCCAGGGCCGCTTGCGGGTCGGAGCGCCTGACCTGGCCGGCATAGGGGGTTGCGGCTTCGATCAGGAGGCGGTGGATCTCGGCGATGGCATGGGCCCCGCGGTCCAGCGCCTTGGCTCCCCGTGCGCGCAGCAGCTCGGGGAAGAGCTTGTTGCCTTCGGCGAAGGACTGCAGCAGGGCGTGCGCGTAGGTGTCCATGACGCCGGAGAGCGACGGCTCGGCTGTGCGCAGCCGCTCGGCGACGTACGCCTCGCGGCGTTCCAGCATCCGCTCGGCCAGGGCGGTGACCAGCTGCTCCTTGTCGTCGAAGCGGCGGTAGATCGTGCCGACCGAGACACCGGCGCGTTCCGCGACACCGGAGATCGTCATTTCCTCCAGGCCGGATGAGGAGGCGATCTCCTCGGCCGCCTGCAGTACGCGGGCCAAGGTCGCCGCGCTGCGCGCCTGCCGGGGCTCTCGGTAGAGCGGTGGACGATCTGGCTCCTCGGTCATGTCACGCATCGTATCGGCGGCGGTCTCAGCGGATCCCCTTGACAAGTCGCTCACTCCTGCGCGTACCTTAATGCGAACATGAATTCACATTCGCATTCTATGGAGGTTCGAGAGTGACCGACAACCAGACGCCATCGCCCGTGACCGTGACGCTCGAGTCAGGGCCCACCGGCGGGAGCATCGACGACTTCGAGCTGTTCTACGCCCGCCGCGCCC harbors:
- a CDS encoding SGNH/GDSL hydrolase family protein, encoding MSLTQLTEESDPYCLQPLDAAALLFDAPWSRFAVIGDSLSAGTGGPSPGYTNAGWPDRLASVLRRVRPDLTYLNTAEVGATTEQTLDKQIDRLYEFGPDLVHLPCGANDLVRRQPDFDRIEQLLRRMYALASRTGAQLTTFTLGRAYVVPAFPDWTERVVRVNDITRALAAEYRAVVVDMWDHPVNAREDLLSEDRIHFSASGQAVLATEMVKELAHVLSRTQRD
- a CDS encoding IS110 family transposase, which gives rise to MIDTSEIGAFLGLDVGKGEHHATAVTPAGKKAFDKRLPNSEPRLREVFGKLQAKHGTVLVVVDQPASIGALPLAVARDMGCPVAYLPGLTMRRIADLYPGEAKTDARDAFVIADAARVMPHTLRSVDLEDETIAELEMIVGFDDDLAGEATRISNRLRGLLTQIHPHLERVLGPRIQHPAVLMLLERFGSPAQIRKAGRRRLITLIRPKAPRMAERLVEDIFTALDEQAVVVPGTEAAALIVPSLAGSLTAVLGQRKLLAARIEEVLKNHPLSKVLTSMPGIGVRTGARILIDVGDGSSFPSAAHLAAYAGLAPATRSSGSSIRGEQPSRRGNKQLKRAFFLSAFAALADPASRTYYDKKISQGKHHTQALLCLARRRADVLFAMLRDGTFYDPQPAPSA
- a CDS encoding TetR/AcrR family transcriptional regulator; this translates as MLRRAVDIASLEGLGGVSFGRLAADTGHSKAGIQTLFKTKESLQLATVEFAREMFIDAVIRPARTAPAGIPRLRALLDHWVVYAETPLFEGGCFRVANLAEFDSREGPVHDALFHDQREWREVIATELRKAVESGEVAELDVELTVFQIDALLCAANTALQSGDAEAVGKARHIIDGLLEAPR
- a CDS encoding nuclear transport factor 2 family protein, with the translated sequence MTMSSTTDSVTVLTGMYAAEAQYLAAGGPGEASFDLLAPFFAPDVELHQADALPYGGTWRGHHGMTRFFLAMGRAWETFHMVEQEFLATGETAVVLTQVRARARATGRELSFPILQTITVKGGRITEVRPFYWDTQAIADACAASAPTD
- a CDS encoding TetR/AcrR family transcriptional regulator, with product MTEEPDRPPLYREPRQARSAATLARVLQAAEEIASSSGLEEMTISGVAERAGVSVGTIYRRFDDKEQLVTALAERMLERREAYVAERLRTAEPSLSGVMDTYAHALLQSFAEGNKLFPELLRARGAKALDRGAHAIAEIHRLLIEAATPYAGQVRRSDPQAALDAAARALLGACFHNSVRPDPITGEVALRRYADELGDMAMAYLVTPDRDRTARS